In Trichomycterus rosablanca isolate fTriRos1 chromosome 4, fTriRos1.hap1, whole genome shotgun sequence, one DNA window encodes the following:
- the cth1 gene encoding cysteine three histidine 1 yields the protein MFETSQNDLLFPLEGSDVFFPESLPSGGQSLAEALLPLVESPPLNPWLCSTRYKTELCSRYAETGTCKYAERCQFAHGLHDLHVPSRHPKYKTELCRSFHTSGYCMYGSRCLFVHGLKEQRPVRQRRRNVPCRTYRAFGVCPFGTRCHFLHVEGGSESAVDEKTWQPPFRASEWKPRGALCRTFSAFGFCLYGTRCRFQHGLPNSVKGLELNRAPWSPQVPGRAISPASDMHSFSPPSSSVSLSPQSMLASPTFPDDSGPVTPPSAEVANNAFTFSSQHLSDLLLPLAFRLQQLECASNLNPQSMLDKPLLS from the coding sequence ACTAGCCAAAATGACCTGCTGTTTCCCTTGGAAGGTAGTGATGTCTTCTTCCCAGAGAGCTTGCCTAGCGGAGGTCAGTCACTGGCTGAAGCTTTGCTTCCTTTGGTAGAATCTCCACCTCTTAACCCCTGGCTCTGCTCCACTCGCTACAAGACTGAGCTGTGCAGCCGCTATGCCGAAACTGGTACATGCAAGTATGCCGAACGCTGCCAGTTTGCTCATGGACTGCACGACCTCCATGTGCCCTCCCGGCATCCCAAGTACAAGACAGAACTGTGCCGTTCTTTCCACACATCTGGCTACTGCATGTACGGCAGCCGTTGCCTTTTTGTACACGGCCTGAAGGAGCAAAGGCCGGTTCGACAGAGGCGCAGGAATGTCCCCTGCCGCACATACCGTGCTTTTGGAGTCTGCCCCTTTGGCACACGCTGCCACTTCCTGCATGTTGAAGGAGGTTCAGAATCTGCTGTGGATGAGAAGACCTGGCAGCCACCTTTTCGAGCCAGCGAATGGAAGCCTCGTGGCGCACTTTGCCGTACCTTCAGTGCTTTCGGTTTTTGTCTATATGGCACTCGCTGCCGATTCCAGCACGGCCTCCCCAATTCAGTAAAAGGCCTAGAATTAAACAGGGCTCCCTGGTCCCCACAGGTGCCTGGAAGAGCCATCTCCCCAGCCTCTGATATGCACTCTTTCTCACCACCTTCTTCCTCAGTGTCTTTATCACCTCAATCTATGCTTGCCTCACCTACGTTCCCTGATGACTCTGGCCCAGTCACACCGCCATCTGCAGAAGTGGCCAACAACGCATTTACCTTCAGTAGCCAGCATCTCAGTGACCTCCTGCTGCCACTGGCCTTCAGACTCCAGCAGCTGGAATGCGCTTCTAATCTGAACCCACAGAGCATGCTTGACAAGCCACTGCTTTCTTag